One window from the genome of Solea solea chromosome 2, fSolSol10.1, whole genome shotgun sequence encodes:
- the jam2a gene encoding LOW QUALITY PROTEIN: junctional adhesion molecule 2A (The sequence of the model RefSeq protein was modified relative to this genomic sequence to represent the inferred CDS: deleted 1 base in 1 codon): protein MNHCGVGNKCEKKAEARDLPPAASREEKKTRPEEGTIMEGTSLCLSFVILLLQCSPSVPVTVSTTKHKVEVREFSDAVLTCLFRTERDQSPRIEWKKRGKDVSFVYFDGQFRGPFEGRATISGATVTLQRVTQEDAGEYRCEISAPLDSVSLGETNVTLKVLVPPHTPSCQIPGSAVTGSVVQLRCQDQQSIPPATYSWFKNNMPLSQPRQANATYVIDSRTGVLEFRTVAKEDTGRYSCLASNGVGPPKMCEGKHMTIEDVNITAIVAAVVVVCLVVVVCGCGGVLLHRNGFFSRHRGRSFWISQCHGADHISSQTLHTTEDTSNVNYIPPPQEPQDFKHTQSFML, encoded by the exons ATGAATCATTGTGGAGTTGGGAACAAGTGCGAGAAGAAAGCCGAGGCTCGGGATCTGCCTCCT GCTGCGtccagagaagagaagaagactCGGCCAGAGGAGGGGACGATCATGGAGGGGACGTCCCTGTGTCTGTCCTTTGTCATTTTACTCCTGCAAT GTTCCCCGTCTGTCCCTGTTACCGTGTCGACCACCAAACACAAGGTGGAGGTGCGTGAGTTCTCAG ACGCGGTGCTGACCTGCCTGTTCCGCACTGAGCGAGACCAGAGTCCACGCATCGAGTGGAAGAAGAGGGGCAAAGATGTTTCCTTCGTCTACTTTGACGGACAATTCCGAG GTCCGTTTGAAGGCCGCGCGACCATCAGCGGAGCCACGGTGACGCTGCAGCGCGTGACGCAGGAGGACGCCGGAGAATACAGATGTGAGATCAGCGCTCCTCTGGACTCTGTGAGCCTGGGAGAGACCAACGTGACGCTCAAAGTCCTGG TTCCCCCTCACACGCCGTCCTGTCAGATCCCCGGCTCCGCAGTGACGGGCTCTGTGGTGCAGCTGCGCTGTCAGGACCAGCAGAGCATCCCGCCCGCGACCTACTCCTGGTTCAAGAACAACATGCCTCTGAGTCAGCCTCGCCAGGCCAACGCCACCTACGTCATCGACTCACGCACAGGAGTCCTG GAATTCAGAACTGTTGCCAAAGAGGACACCGGGCGCTACAGCTGCCTGGCGTCCAACGGCGTGGGACCACCGAAGATGTGCGAGGGCAAGCACATGAcgatag AGGACGTGAACATCACGGCGATcgtggcggcggtggtggtggtgtgcctggtggtggtggtgtgcgGCTGCGGCGGAGTCCTCTTACACCGCAATGGGTTCTTCAGCC GACACAGAGGAAG GTCCTTTTGGATCTCCCAGTGTCACGGTGCAGACCACATCAGCAGCCAAACCCTGCACACAACAGAGGACAC